The Lolium rigidum isolate FL_2022 chromosome 2, APGP_CSIRO_Lrig_0.1, whole genome shotgun sequence genomic interval aagatcgggccaccccttatcactgctctattgagggacttgcttggtgtttccaGGCTTCGCAGTTGCATTATGTATGTGGGTgcggcaacacatgtgaagttcagagtcttacctttcaaggtgaaaatccaagatcatgccttaattggttgtgcctggcaatgatcttactgaagacattgttttgagagcgggaaaacataagatctttgatcaagcGACAGCCGCCCTTGTGCACCGTTTCCatcttggaggcgttgcttttggagagtctgaagTTCAGTTGTTGTCttcgtggtggatgtattgttgttgctagggctAGAATGATGTTAtttgacttttatttcttagttttttctctttgttggatgtgtgcatccgtactgccattaaggTATTGTGTTGTTGCAGTGGCTAGGTGTATTTGGTATGATGGTATCTCCTGATATTAATATCCCTTTatggaaaaaaaaaattatatagttTGACCGGAGACATGCCGCATGAGGAACCTTGAATGAGTGTCAAGGTCATTCGAGTGAAAACTCTCAACAGAGAAATATTGAAGTTAGTGGAGATGAAGACACCTCTAGAAAGGAAAACTCTTATTGAATCTAAGAGAGAAATGCTTAGATTACTGGAGATGAAGACATCGCAAGAAAGGAATAGTCGTATTGAGTTTCACGGATAAATGATCGAAAATGCTAGACCTACGGGGTCTGTGTTACGGGATAAAACTTAATGGTAGTGAAAATGAAGACACCGCTAGAAAGGATTAGACTTCACTTTAGTTACAGTCTTAGAGATGCTCACTCTAAATTGAGTTCGTACAAAAACAAAGTTTGTAGCATGTAACACAATACAGTATATAAATTTATTTCTTGCGGAACTCAGCCAGCGAGAGAATAGGGTAGTCGGTGTCTAATATGGAGACTATTCATCAATCTATCTATCTAGGCGGTATGCCTATCCTCATGCCTTTCTCGCAGTGGCCAGGAATGGAGCAGATGTAGTAGGCCTTGCCGCCGGGCATCTCGAAGCGGTCGTTGCCGGTGGAGTGAACCTTGGCGCCGTCGGGGGCCTTGCACTCCATGTACCCAACCACATCCACCTCCACCACGTTGTGTGCTCCCGGTTTGTACTTGAACACTTCCAGAGATGACAATCAAATCAATCAAATATTAATAAAACGATCGATCCATTTTGCCGTTCCTGTTTAAGCACGATCGGTATCACTCACCTAGCATGTCGCCGGCCTGGATTGGCTTGTCGTTCTCCCAGCCGGCGACGCCGAAGCTCCACCCCTTGTCGCCGCCGACGGTCCACTCCGTTGTGTTGTAGCCACGGACGGCGATTGTCCCGATGGACCATGCCAGAATCAGCACGAGAACGATAGAGCTCAAGCTGCCGATGATTGGTCGTGCCATCGACACTGATCTGCTTCCTCGGATGGCAGATTACACTCACGAGAACATGATCGTCGACCGAGATGTCTCCCTTTTGTAGGCGCGTGGATGCGAGGCCGTGTATCTCCGACATATGGTATCTTCCGTTAGGATTTAGGTGACGCATATCGAACGCCTAAAAGTGATCAGCGtcagtttgcgtcgccccgtggaTATATTTTGTCCGCGCGTTCGTTTGCATCTGGGTGTGCTCCCTGCGGAGCGatccatttttagatttgcaacatatttaAAAAACATAGAAACTACTACatagaaactatacaaagtaaTTGTAGAAGCCTAGACTAGCTGCCTGACGGCTCGGCCCCATAGTTGCGTCCCTCCGTCGTCTGCTTCTCCACTGCCTgccgtgcggccgctagggctcggtgcaccgccgcgtcctctagcagaCACTGTCGCAGCCTCGCGTTCGCGGCGTTGTCCTTGAGCATCTCGAAGGGCTCGACtaacgccctctgctccgccgccttctcctccggggtagatgcatcagggtcatcggaagaccatgagatgtcggagtcgtcgtcctctgcggctgcggcggccgccaccctgcagcgttccatctcggcgtcgaacgccgcgtggaCCACCCGCTCCTCATCTGCTTCCTTTTCCGCTTCAGCCAAggccttggcgtccctgaccgggtcgaggaggtcatcgacgctgtcgtcgtcgtcgaactcctcgttggagctcgaggccgggggaggtggagtgggaggtggagtgggaggtggaggtggaggtgaaggcgcggcagcctggccgcggccggcgctgctcatggtggttccggtggaggctgagcggcagcggcgctacggtggaggttgtgcggtggCTAGGT includes:
- the LOC124687055 gene encoding basic blue protein-like, producing the protein MARPIIGSLSSIVLVLILAWSIGTIAVRGYNTTEWTVGGDKGWSFGVAGWENDKPIQAGDMLVFKYKPGAHNVVEVDVVGYMECKAPDGAKVHSTGNDRFEMPGGKAYYICSIPGHCEKGMRIGIPPR